The Bacteroidia bacterium genome includes a region encoding these proteins:
- a CDS encoding site-specific DNA-methyltransferase: MELNEIYQGDTFELIKQIDDNSIDLIVCDGPYGVTTNEWDKVTDIQSFNLNLIKLFSRVLKPGGAFYLFGKDNCIDFIDYRPYLTLNRKIIWYQPSRLAQGRLNYTNNYDLIAYFTKGKAKTYNLDDIRVAQLVELEHRLRCEKVPSVTNGQYGKTKFNDDGKNPGDVWGDIKQLTYKSKELINRELLNTIQKPEKLIERIVKASSSEGDLVLDPFSGVGTTFAVCKNLKRNFIGFELNPDYIAITKERVHQIELIKEYSLFK, from the coding sequence ATGGAATTGAACGAAATTTATCAAGGCGACACATTTGAGTTGATAAAACAAATTGACGACAACAGCATTGACCTGATCGTTTGTGATGGACCGTATGGAGTTACAACAAATGAGTGGGACAAGGTTACTGACATTCAGAGCTTCAATCTCAACCTCATCAAATTATTTTCAAGAGTCCTTAAACCTGGTGGTGCATTTTATCTTTTCGGCAAAGACAATTGCATTGACTTTATTGACTACCGACCTTATCTGACTTTGAATAGGAAAATTATTTGGTATCAACCCAGCCGACTTGCACAAGGACGATTAAACTACACCAATAACTACGATTTGATTGCCTACTTCACAAAAGGCAAAGCAAAAACATACAATCTTGATGATATTCGTGTTGCTCAATTGGTAGAACTTGAACATCGTTTACGCTGTGAAAAAGTTCCATCTGTAACAAACGGACAATACGGAAAAACAAAGTTCAACGATGACGGAAAAAACCCCGGAGATGTTTGGGGTGACATCAAGCAACTTACTTACAAATCAAAAGAACTAATCAACAGAGAACTTCTGAACACAATACAAAAACCTGAAAAATTAATTGAACGAATTGTAAAAGCTAGTTCAAGCGAAGGTGATTTAGTATTAGACCCATTTTCTGGAGTAGGGACAACTTTTGCTGTATGTAAAAATCTCAAAAGAAATTTTATCGGCTTTGAGTTGAATCCAGACTACATTGCTATCACCAAAGAACGAGTTCATCAAATTGAACTGATAAAAGAATACAGTTTGTTCAAATGA